CCGCTCGTCGCGCGTCGCGCCGGCCGGGGTGATGGTGAGGGTGGTGACGCCGGCTTCCCGGTATGCGGCGATGCGTTCGCGGACGTGGCTTTCGGGGCCGATCAGGGAGATCGAGCGGAGCAGCTCGTCCGGTACGGCCGCTTCCGCTTCCTGCTTCTTGCCCGCCAGGTAGAGGTCCTGGATCTTCTCCGCCTCGGCCTCGAAGCCGTAGCGGCGGACGAGGTCGTTGTAGAAGTTGCGGCCCTTCGCGCCCATGCCGCCGATGTACAGGGCGAGCGTGGGACGCATCGCGTCCAGCACAGGCTGGGGATCGTCGGTGATGCGGAAGACCGCCTGGGCCTCGATCTGCAGCGGGGCAGGTCCTCGGCGCGCTTGGCGGCGCCGTCGGCCAGCGACCGGCCCCAGACGTCCTTCGCCTTCTCCGGCAGGAAGAAGAACGGCTGCCAGATGTCCGCGAGCTCGGCGGTCATGGCAACGTTCTGGGGTCCGATCGACGCGATCAGGATGGGGATCCGGCTGCGCACCGGCGTGTTGATCAGCTTCAGTGGCTTGCCCAGGCCGGTGCCCTCGTTCTCGGGCAATGGGATGCGGTAGTGCTTGCCCTGGTGTACAACGCGTTCGCGGCGCCAGACCTGGCGGCAGATCTCGACGACCTCGCGCGTCCGCCCGAGCGGGGCGTTGTAGGGGACGCCGTGGAACCCTTCGATCACCTGCGGGCCCGACGCGCCGAGGCCGAGGACGAACCGGCCCTCGCTCACGTGGTCCAGGCCCGCGGCGGTCATCGCGATCAGCGACGGCGTGCGCGTGTAGATCGGCAGGATCGCCGAGCCGATGCGGATGGTGCTCGTGAGCGCGGCGAGCGCGCCGAGCTGGCTCACCGCGTCGAACGTGTACACCTCGGCCACGTAGGCGATGTCCGCGCCGGCGCGTTCGTAGGCGACGACGTCTTCGGCCAGGTCGCGGAAGGTGCCTTTCGCGCTGTACTCGTTGTAGATGCCGACAAGCACGGTCCCGCCTGCTTTCCTGCTTCGGTGAAGTTGCTGCGTGCTCTCAGGGTTGCGCAATGCAACTCACTCGTCAACCGCCGGTGTGACCTGTGTTCGATCGGCGCGGTCGTCCCGTAGACTACAACCTGACTGTGTAAAAGCCTAGCCAGATGGTGGGCTCTGTTTCGAAGGAGCACGTGCATGAAGCCAGCCCTCAACCGGCGCGTCGCGGTGACCGGGATCGGTGTCGTGTCGCCGGCCGGCATCGGGGTGAAGGAGTTCTGGGCCGGGCTGTCGCGTCCGGCCGCCGCGGCGAACGTGCGGCGGCTCGGCGGCTTCGACCCGCGGCGCTGGATGTCGCACAGGGTGGCGCGCACGGCGGACCTCGCGACGCAGATGGCCGTCGCGGCCGCCGACGAGGCGCTGGCGGACGCGGGGCTGCTGACCGGCGAGATCGAGCCGACGGTGGCGGTACTCGACACCGAACGCGCGGCCGTCTCGCTCGGCACGGGCATCGGTGGTGTGTCCACACTGGAGTCACAGGCCACGGTCCTGGCCGCGCACGGGGAACGCAAGGTCTCCCCGCACACGGTGCCCATGACGATGCCGAACGCCGGCGCCGCCGCGCTCAGCATCCGCTACGGCTTCCAGGGCAGCGCGTCGGTGATCACCACGGCCTGCGCGGCCGGCACCGACGCGATCGCCGCGGGCGCAAAGCTGATCGCCTCGGGCGCGGCGGACCTCGTGCTCGCGGGTGGCAGCGACTCCAGCCTCACGCCGGTGTGCGTGGCCGGGTTCAAAAACATGCGCGCGCTGAGCCGCAGCGGGATCTCACGTCCGTTCGATGTGGACAGAGACGGCCTCGCCGCGTCGGAAGCGGCCGGCATCCTCGTGCTCGAACCGCTGGAGCTCGCGTTGGAGCGCGGCGCGAGCATCTACCTGACCATCGACGGCACCGCCTCGACCGCCGACGCCTACCACGTCACGGCACCCGCCCCGAACGGTGCCGGCGCCGAGCGCTGCATGCGCATGGCGATCGAGGACGCCGGCTACACGCCGCGGGACATCACCCACATCAACGCCCACGGCACGTCGACCGCGCTCAACGACGCCGCCGAAGCCCACGCCATCCGCCGCGTGTTCGGTGCGGCCCGGCCGCTGGTGACCAGCATCAAGGGCGCCACCGGGCACTCGTTCGGCTCGGCCGGCGCGGTGGAGGCCGTCGCCGTGGCGCTGACGATGGCACACGAGCTGATCCCGCCGACGCTCGGACTGTCCACACAGGATCCGGCGCTCGACATCGACGTGGCCCGCGAACCCACGCCGTGGACGCCGGGACCCGTGCTCTCCAACAGCTTCGGCTTCGGCGGGCACAACGGCAGTCTGGTGTTCTCGCCGGTCGCCTAGTGCCCGCCGGTGATCAGATCCGCCGCCTTCTCACCGATCATGATCGACGGCGCGTTCGTGTTGGCCGACGGCACCACCGGCATGATCGACGCGTCGGCCACCCGCAGCCCGGCCACCCCGCGGACCCGCAGCCGCGGGTCGACCACGGCCAGCTCGTCGACGCCCGTCCGGCAGGTGCCGACCTGGTGGTGAGACGTCCCGACGGACCGGCGGGCGAACTCGCGCACGGCGTCGCGCGTGGTGGCCTCCGGCCCCGGCGTGACTTCGCGCTTGCGCCACTCGGCGAACGCGGGCTGAGCGCCGATCTCACGGCTCATCTCGATGGCATCGCACAGTGCCTCGAGGTCGTACGGGTCGGCCAGGATCTGCGGGTCGACCAGCGCCGGCGCCCGCGGGTCGGTCGAGGCCAAGCGCAGCGTGCCGCGTGATTTTCGGGGCGACGAGGCCGGCGGCGATCGTGTAGCCGTGTTCCGGCATCTCGTAGCCCTCGGCCGGGTGGACGAGGTGCAGGAAGAGCGGCTGGACAGGCCCGGCGCCGGGCCGGTCCAGCCGGTGCTGTCGGCGTAGAACTGCGCCTCCAGCAGGGTTCGCCAGCCCCGCCGGCAGCGGCTTGACGGACTCGTAGACCACGCTGACCAACGAGTGGTCGTGCAGGTTCTCGCCGACGCCGGCGACGTTCTCGGCGTCGATCCCCACCTCCCGCAGGTGCGCGGCCGGGCCGATGCCGCTGCGCAGCAGGATCGCCGGGGAACCGATGGTGCCGCCTTCGACCACAACGCGGTCGATCAACGCCGAGGTGGTCACGGTCAGCGCCGGGTGGTCCAGCACCGGCGCGACGAAGCTCTGCCATGCGCTCATGCGGCGCCCGTCGCGCACGGTGATCTCGTTGAAGCCGACTCCGCGCAGCTCGTCGCCGTTGAAGTCGTCGTTGCGCGGGTGGCCCGCCGCCAGCGCCGCCTGGACGAAGGCTGCGCCGTCGGGTGCGGCGTGCCGATCGGGCTGACGGGCAGCGGCAACGGATCCTCGTAGAGCCGCGAAATCGGCGCGGCGGAGTGCACGACGGAAACCCGAGGAGCGAACACGCGCGCCGTGACCGGACGAGCCACGCCAGGGCTATCGGTGACAGGATGGCCAGGTGGACGTGCGCAGCAGGAACAACGTGACCGTGACCGGGCGGGAAGACGGGCCGACGGTGCTGCTCGCGCACGGGTTCGGGTGCGATCAGAACCTGTGGCGGCTCGTCGTGCCGGCGCTGGCCGAGCGGTTCCGCGTGGTGTTGTTCGACTACGTCGGCTCGGGCAAGTCGGACCTGGCGGCGTGGTCGGAGCCGCGGTATTCGCGGCTGGAGGGGTACGCGCAGGACGTGCTCGACATCTGCGCCGAGCTGCGGCTGCGTGACGTGGTGCTGGTCGGGCACTCGGTGAGCGCGATGGTCGCGGTGCTCGCCGCCAACTGCGAGCCGGCGCGGTTCGCGAAGCTGGTGCTGCTGACGCCGTCGCCGCGATACCTCGACGACGGTGACTACCGCGGCGGGTTCAGCCGCGCCGACATCGACGAACTGCTCGATTCGCTCGACGCGAACTACCTCGGGTGGTCGGGCGCGATGGCGCCGGTGATCATGGGCCACCCGGAGCGGCCCGAGCTCGGCGAGGAGCTCAGGGACAGCTTCTGCCGCACCGACCCGGCGATCGCCCGGGTCTTCGCGCAGGCCACGTTCCTCTCGGACAACCGCGCGGATCTGCCGAAGGTCACCGTGCCCACGGCGGTGCTGCAGTGCACCCAGGACGCGATCGCGCCGCCCGAGGTCGGGCGCTACGTCCACGAGCGAATCGACGGCAGCGTGCTGGTGACGCTCGACGCGACCGGCCACTGCCCGCAGCTGAGCGCGCCCGAGGCGACCGCGGCCGCGATCACGGCGTTCGCGGCCGGCTGATGATGAGCGAGACCGGCGACGCCGGCGGCGGGTCGGCGGGTGAACACCCCGAGGCGCTGGCCGCGTCCTTCTCCGCCCTGCTGGAGGACAGTGCCGAGGATCTCTACGAGCACGCGCCCTGCGGCTACCTGTCCACGTTGATGGACGGCACGATCGCCAAGGTCAACACCACGCTGCTCGGCTGGCTCGGCTACCGGCGTGAGGAGCTCGTCGGGCGGCGCCGGTTCGCCGACCTGCTCACTGTCGGTGGCCGGCTGTACCACGAGACGCATTTCGCGCCGTCGCTGCGCATGCACGGGGAGCTCGGCGGGATCGCCCTGGAGCTCAAGAGCGCGGACGGGACGAGGTTGCCGGTTCTGGTCACGTCCAAGGTGAAGTCCGGTCTGGACGGCGAAGGCCAGCTGATCCGCACCACCGTCTTCGACGCGCGCGATCGTCGTGCCTACGAGCAGGAGCTGCTGCGGGCCCGCCAGGAGGCCGAGGGCGAGCGCGACCGCGTGCAGCGCCTGGCCACCACGCTGCAGCGGACGTTGCTGCCCCCGGTGCTGCCGGCCGTGCCCGGCATGGACGTCGCCGCGTACTACCACCCCGCCTCGGCCGACGAGGTTGGCGGCGACTTCTACGACCTGTTCCCGCTGACGGGTGACACGTGGGGGTTCTTCCTCGGCGACGTGTCGGGCAAGGGCGCCGAGGCCGCCGCGGTGACCTCGCTGGCCCGCTACACCCTGCGCGCGGCCGCGGTCTACGAGCCGGACCCGGTCCGGGTGCTGGGCAACCTCAACACGGTGCTCAACCACGAGTACCACGGCACCGATCCGCGGTACTGCACCGTCGTCCACGGTCTGCTCGTGCCCGACGCCGGCGGCGCCACCGTCACCCTGGCCGGGGGCGGGCACCCGCCCGCGCTGCTGATCCGCCGTGACGGCGCGGCCGAGCTGGTCGACACGCCCGGCGGCCAGCTGGTCGGCGCGCTGCCCGACGCGCGGTTCGTCTCCGTCGAGCGGCACCTCGGGCCCGGCGACACCCTGGTGCTCTACTCCGACGGACTGACCGAGGCCCGCACCCAGAGCCGCGTCCGCTACAGCGAGGAGCAGCTGCGTGACTTCGCCTCGACCCTCGCCCCGGCCACCGCGACGACGGTGGTGGCCGCGATCTCCGGCCTGCTCGCCGGGTTCGCCGACGGCGTCGACGACGACACCGCCCTGCTCGCCCTCAGCATTCCGCACACCGGAGACGAGGAGCCGTGACCATCGAGTTCACCGTCACCACCCGCGACACCGCATCCGGCCCGGTGCTCGAGCTCAGCGGAGAGCTCGACGCCGCCACCGCGCCCGACGCGCTCGAAGCGATCCGGCTTCTCGCCCCGGCAGCCGGTCAGCAGCTGCTCGTCGACCTGAGCGGCCTGGAGTTCTGCGATTCCAGCGGCGTCTCGGCCCTGATCGCGGCCCGCAACGTGGCCCTCGCGGCCGGCGCGGCGATCGCGCTGGCCGCGGTGCCCGGCCAGCTGGCCCGCACGCTCGATCTCATCGGGCTGGCCGAGCTTTTCAAGAGCTACTCCACCACCGAAGACGCCCGGAAGGCTTGGGCGGCAAGCGCTTCCGACCAGTGACCGGGCGCCACGGCCGTCCCGGGCCGCTCACCGCGGCATCGGTGGCTGTGCGGGCCCGCGGCGGGCGGACGAGGATCGGGGGATGCAGGCATCAGATCCGAACCCAGGACAAGACCCGCGCTCGTTCGCGGGGGAAACGACCATCAGCCTGCGCCGCACCGGTTCCGCTGTGGTGCTGACCGCGCAGGGAGAATTCGACGCGGTGACGACCCCGCGGCTGCAGACCTCGATTCGCGAAGCGGTCGAAGACGGCCCCGAGGTGCTGGTGATCGACCTCACCGCCGTGGAGTTCTTCGGCTCGGGAGCGATCGCGGCCCTGGTCGACGCGCACCTGAAGGCCGCGGAGCAGACGAGTCTGCGCCTCGCGGTCGAGCACTACCTCGGTCGCACGCTGAAGCTGGTGGGCCTCGATCAGCAGCTCGCGACGTACCCCTCGGTGGAGGAGGCCCTGGCCGCCGAGTGAGGATCCGGTGCTTGGGAGCGCCGTGCGCGGGTACCCCGAGCCATGACGTCCAGGCCAACCCGATCAGGAAAGCGCGAGGTGGCGCACATGGCTCCGGCCGGCGATCTCGGCGCGCCCGTCACCCCCGAGCTGCGGGTGACGTCGGCGGCGCGCACTGGCGACGTGACCAAAGTGCGCCACAAACTCACCAGCTGGGTCGCGGCGCACCACCCGCCGCCAGACCTCGTGGGTGACATCGCACTGGCCGCCTACGAGGCCCTGGTCAACACCGCCGAGCACGCCTACCCGGCCGGCGCCGCCGGCGACGTCGAACTCTGCGCCCAGCACCAGCCCGGCCTGATCCGCGTCACGGTCACCGACTTCGGCCGTTGGGAGCGCTCGGCGTCCGCACCCGACCCGTCGCGCGGCCGCGGACTGGCCCTCATCCGGATCTTGTCCGATGATGCCAAGATCGTCCGCACCGGCGCCGGCACCACCGTGACCATGACCTGGCGCCTGCACCCCGACGGAACCTAGCCCGACGCGGGCGCCCTCGGCCGGGGTTTCGGCGCACCGGCGGCAGGAAACCCCGGTCACGGCGCCGGGGGCGTCCCGAGACGATGGTGAGAGGTGGCAGGTGGAGCCCGAGTATCGAGAAGGCCTGGTGCTGCGGCACTACGTTGACGCCGTGGCCGAGCAGGTCGGCGTTGAGGCGGGCGCGGCGTTGTGCGAGAGCGGGCCTCGGCCGAGCGCGTACATCGCGCTCGCCGACTCCTGCAGCGCCTGGCCCGAGCGGCTGCTGATGCTGCTCTGGAACGGCGACGAAGGCTGGCGGCTCGCACTGGAGCCCGACGGCCCTGAAGAGCCGGTGATCATCGCCACGTGGCCGCGCCCGCTGCGCCCGGCGCCCGCGCGGGTGGCTCGCCGGCTGCGCGACGCGCTGCGGGACTCGGCGGAGGTCGTGGCGCCGGCGGGAGATTCCGCGTAGCCACTGGACCTGCCGAACTGCAACGAGCCCGGCGTGGCCTTGTGGGCAAGCACGCCGGGCTCGTCGGTCCGGGGCGGGAGTCAGTTCTTGTTGGTACCCGGGGTGAGGACCTTGTCGATGACGAAGACGGTCGCGTTCTTCGTCGGGATGTTGCCGCAGAGGATCTTGGCGCCGTTGACGGTCAT
The sequence above is a segment of the Amycolatopsis sp. 2-15 genome. Coding sequences within it:
- a CDS encoding alpha/beta fold hydrolase; translated protein: MDVRSRNNVTVTGREDGPTVLLAHGFGCDQNLWRLVVPALAERFRVVLFDYVGSGKSDLAAWSEPRYSRLEGYAQDVLDICAELRLRDVVLVGHSVSAMVAVLAANCEPARFAKLVLLTPSPRYLDDGDYRGGFSRADIDELLDSLDANYLGWSGAMAPVIMGHPERPELGEELRDSFCRTDPAIARVFAQATFLSDNRADLPKVTVPTAVLQCTQDAIAPPEVGRYVHERIDGSVLVTLDATGHCPQLSAPEATAAAITAFAAG
- a CDS encoding PP2C family protein-serine/threonine phosphatase, with protein sequence MMSETGDAGGGSAGEHPEALAASFSALLEDSAEDLYEHAPCGYLSTLMDGTIAKVNTTLLGWLGYRREELVGRRRFADLLTVGGRLYHETHFAPSLRMHGELGGIALELKSADGTRLPVLVTSKVKSGLDGEGQLIRTTVFDARDRRAYEQELLRARQEAEGERDRVQRLATTLQRTLLPPVLPAVPGMDVAAYYHPASADEVGGDFYDLFPLTGDTWGFFLGDVSGKGAEAAAVTSLARYTLRAAAVYEPDPVRVLGNLNTVLNHEYHGTDPRYCTVVHGLLVPDAGGATVTLAGGGHPPALLIRRDGAAELVDTPGGQLVGALPDARFVSVERHLGPGDTLVLYSDGLTEARTQSRVRYSEEQLRDFASTLAPATATTVVAAISGLLAGFADGVDDDTALLALSIPHTGDEEP
- a CDS encoding ATP-binding protein; this translates as MAPAGDLGAPVTPELRVTSAARTGDVTKVRHKLTSWVAAHHPPPDLVGDIALAAYEALVNTAEHAYPAGAAGDVELCAQHQPGLIRVTVTDFGRWERSASAPDPSRGRGLALIRILSDDAKIVRTGAGTTVTMTWRLHPDGT
- a CDS encoding STAS domain-containing protein, producing MTIEFTVTTRDTASGPVLELSGELDAATAPDALEAIRLLAPAAGQQLLVDLSGLEFCDSSGVSALIAARNVALAAGAAIALAAVPGQLARTLDLIGLAELFKSYSTTEDARKAWAASASDQ
- a CDS encoding beta-ketoacyl-[acyl-carrier-protein] synthase family protein encodes the protein MKPALNRRVAVTGIGVVSPAGIGVKEFWAGLSRPAAAANVRRLGGFDPRRWMSHRVARTADLATQMAVAAADEALADAGLLTGEIEPTVAVLDTERAAVSLGTGIGGVSTLESQATVLAAHGERKVSPHTVPMTMPNAGAAALSIRYGFQGSASVITTACAAGTDAIAAGAKLIASGAADLVLAGGSDSSLTPVCVAGFKNMRALSRSGISRPFDVDRDGLAASEAAGILVLEPLELALERGASIYLTIDGTASTADAYHVTAPAPNGAGAERCMRMAIEDAGYTPRDITHINAHGTSTALNDAAEAHAIRRVFGAARPLVTSIKGATGHSFGSAGAVEAVAVALTMAHELIPPTLGLSTQDPALDIDVAREPTPWTPGPVLSNSFGFGGHNGSLVFSPVA
- a CDS encoding GMC oxidoreductase translates to MWSKAAPSVPRRSCCAAASARPRTCGRWGSTPRTSPASARTCTTTRWSAWSTSPSSRCRRGWRTLLEAQFYADSTGWTGPAPGLSSRSSCTSSTRPRATRCRNTATRSPPASSPRKSRGTLRLASTDPRAPALVDPQILADPYDLEALCDAIEMSREIGAQPAFAEWRKREVTPGPEATTRDAVREFARRSVGTSHHQVGTCRTGVDELAVVDPRLRVRGVAGLRVADASIMPVVPSANTNAPSIMIGEKAADLITGGH
- a CDS encoding STAS domain-containing protein — protein: MQASDPNPGQDPRSFAGETTISLRRTGSAVVLTAQGEFDAVTTPRLQTSIREAVEDGPEVLVIDLTAVEFFGSGAIAALVDAHLKAAEQTSLRLAVEHYLGRTLKLVGLDQQLATYPSVEEALAAE
- a CDS encoding DUF6292 family protein; translation: MEPEYREGLVLRHYVDAVAEQVGVEAGAALCESGPRPSAYIALADSCSAWPERLLMLLWNGDEGWRLALEPDGPEEPVIIATWPRPLRPAPARVARRLRDALRDSAEVVAPAGDSA